In Lolium rigidum isolate FL_2022 chromosome 3, APGP_CSIRO_Lrig_0.1, whole genome shotgun sequence, the genomic window GGCTGCCATGTGTGTCTTAGAAGATATGGAGAAGAATTTTGTAGAGCCAGATGTATATACTTACAACATCATGATAATTAAGTTATGTAGAATGAAGAGGAGTGCACGTGCCTACCTTTTGCTCAAAAGAATGAGGGAAGATAACTTATCACCTGATGAATGTACATATAATACTTTGATCAAAGGTTTCTTTGATGAAGGTAAGATGAAACTTGCTATCTATATCTTCAACGAAATGCTGAAACAGAGCCTGAAACCAAGTCTAGCTACTTACACTACCTTGATTGATGGGTATTGCCGAAATGGGACCACTGATGAAGCTTTAAGAGTTCTATGTGAAATGCAAGTTGCTGGTGTAAAACCAAGTGAATTAACTTACAGTGCAATGCTGAATGGTTATTGCAAAGCTTCCATGCTGGGACATGCAATGAATCTTATTGAAGTTCTGAAAGCAAGTGGTACAACAATCAATAGGACTATGTATACTATTCTGATTGATGGTTTCTGTCAGCTAGGAGTGGTTTCTAAGGCCAAACAAATATTAAAGTGCATGCTTGTTGATGGAATTAATCCAGATGTTATTACTTACTCAGCATTGATTAATGGTATGTGCAAGATGGGTAAGCTGGATGAAACAAAAGAGATTTTGCCAAGGATGCAAAAAACtggagttttgcctaatgaggtgCTTTATACAACTCTAGTTTGCTATTGTTGTAAGGCTGGATATGTCAGAGAAGCACTAAAGTATTTCGTGGACATCTATCGAAGGGGCCTAACTGCCAATTCATTCATCCATAATACTTTGTTATGCTCGTTGTATGGAAAAGGAATGATTGCACAGGCTGAGCAATTCAAACAATACATGTCTAGGATGCAGATATCATTTGATGTCGCCTCTTTCACCTGTATAATAGACTACTACTGCACCAAAGGTAACATGCATGAGGCATTCTCGGTGTATGATGATATGGGTAGATATGGTTGTTCTCCAAATGTTTACACATATAGGAATTTGCTTAGAGGATTATGCAAGGGAGGCCACTTGGTACAAGCAAAGGAGTTCATGGCCTGCCTTATTGACATACCTTCTGCAATTGATCAGAAAACCTTTAATGCATTACTTCTAGGGATCTGCAAAGATGGGACACTAGATGAAGCTCTGGAGTTATGTGACAAAATGGTTACAAGTAACTTCCTACCTGGCATCCATACCTACACGATTCTTCTTAGTGGTTTTTGCAGAAAAGGTAAAATTGTACCCGCGGTCATCTTGTTGCAGATGATGTTGCAGAAAGGGTTTGTCCCAGATATTGTTACATATACATGTTTGTTGAATGGTTTGATCAAGGAAGGCCAACTTAAGGTTGCTTCCTACCTGTTCCAGGAGATCATATGCAAGGAAGGCATGTATGCTGATTGTATTGCCTACAACTCAATGATAAATGGGTACCTAAAGGCAGGAATGATACATAAAGTAGATATGATGATTTGTGATATGCATCGTAATGAGGTTTCTCCAAACCCAGCTAGTTATAATATTCTTATGCATGGGCACATCAAGAAGGGACATTTATCAAGATCTATTTATCTCTACAAAGATATGATAAGGAATGGGATTAGGCCAAACAATGTGACATATCGTTTGCTTATGCTTGGACTTTCCAAACAGGGTATGATTGAAATTGCAGTCAAGTTCTTGGAAAAGATGGTCTTAGAAGGCATTTATCCTGATAAGTTAGATTTTGACTTACTCATAACTACATGTAGTGAAAAATCTAGGATGCCTAATGCTTTACAGGTTTTCAACTGTATGAAGCGGTTATATATGTCACCTAGCAGCAGCGCATACAGTGCCATGATAAATGGATTAATCAGGAAAAACTGGTTGCAGCAGAGTTGTGATATTTTACGGGACATGGTTGAAAGTGGAGTTGAACCAAATCATACACACTATATTGCGTTAATCAATGCAAAATGCAGGATTGGGGACATCAATGGAGCATTCAGGCTTAAAGAGGAAATGGCAGCTCTTG contains:
- the LOC124696802 gene encoding pentatricopeptide repeat-containing protein At5g55840-like, translating into MSSSLASSSYRRRILDSKVAATHALYSSRLPSRSRQTAHTRIGATTTAHGLESSIISVLTMHHWETLNRMAYKFGKLDKVHGKVALKILGSIVHLSGLERITHIYCMAAHILIQAQMHSQAISVLKHLAVGGFPCSAILSSLMRTITRCDSSPMIFDLLINAYLKEKKVVDASKAILFMDACGFKASALSCNAVINALVEVGESKHVWFFLKESLARKFPLDVITCNIVLNSLCLEGNLKSANLMLQNMKSCSLANVVTYNTILYWYVKKGRFKAAMCVLEDMEKNFVEPDVYTYNIMIIKLCRMKRSARAYLLLKRMREDNLSPDECTYNTLIKGFFDEGKMKLAIYIFNEMLKQSLKPSLATYTTLIDGYCRNGTTDEALRVLCEMQVAGVKPSELTYSAMLNGYCKASMLGHAMNLIEVLKASGTTINRTMYTILIDGFCQLGVVSKAKQILKCMLVDGINPDVITYSALINGMCKMGKLDETKEILPRMQKTGVLPNEVLYTTLVCYCCKAGYVREALKYFVDIYRRGLTANSFIHNTLLCSLYGKGMIAQAEQFKQYMSRMQISFDVASFTCIIDYYCTKGNMHEAFSVYDDMGRYGCSPNVYTYRNLLRGLCKGGHLVQAKEFMACLIDIPSAIDQKTFNALLLGICKDGTLDEALELCDKMVTSNFLPGIHTYTILLSGFCRKGKIVPAVILLQMMLQKGFVPDIVTYTCLLNGLIKEGQLKVASYLFQEIICKEGMYADCIAYNSMINGYLKAGMIHKVDMMICDMHRNEVSPNPASYNILMHGHIKKGHLSRSIYLYKDMIRNGIRPNNVTYRLLMLGLSKQGMIEIAVKFLEKMVLEGIYPDKLDFDLLITTCSEKSRMPNALQVFNCMKRLYMSPSSSAYSAMINGLIRKNWLQQSCDILRDMVESGVEPNHTHYIALINAKCRIGDINGAFRLKEEMAALGVVPAEVAESSIVRGLSKCGKVEEGIIVFCSMIRAGLVPTIATFTTLMHGLCKEGKIVDALDLKRSMELYRLKIDVVTYNVLITGLCKNQCVSDALDLYEEMKSKQLRPNLTTYTTIAGAIYASGRILEGEKLLNDIEDRGFVSSYKDQSPEWRLQNAVRKLNMIRNCRKTITFENEVEPLHADHESMPAKD